The genomic stretch TGCATAAATCTCAAAGTAGATAGCCTGCCATTTTTGTGCCAACGTTCtgcagcaaaatataatatattcaaatataattatttttcattcaaaaaacTTTAAACAATATTGAGTACTGCTTACCATCTTCTTTATCCGTTGTTACATTTGTCACacctaatttatttaatcttcttACTATTATTCTAGCAAGcgttaatatttctatttcagaACCATCAGCAAGTAAATCATTTACCAGCGAAATAGCATCCAGAAGATGCCTCGCTCTTCGTAATCGATCAAATTCTCGAATTCTTTCCTGGGCCTGTTTCATGTGAAGCAACAAAACTTTGTAGTCTTGTAAATTTGGAAGATctgcattatttttagaatatctgtatataaaaagaatcctTATTTatctaaagtaaaaaataattataattttaaatatcttatggtataaaaacttatattattatataataaattatgtaaaaaaattagtttaagtggtagaaatagattttaacaaaaattgtatgtttaATACAtggattatttcatttttatcatatactcaatgtataaaaatgattatgagacatattatgcataatatattttactttaagtaTTGTCATGTgattttcatctttatcttaatatcttgatatatatttatcttgtcaCTTAAGTATATGAATGCGCAAGATAAATGCATCTTATTGTCATTTGaggtattaatatatcattagaatcgacagaatatataaattagcgctgcttatatttattaacaatcctatttcttattttaatgacGTTACATTACAGttaaacacataaataaaaacttaatgtGCTAAACAAATTGCGAAAATgcttaatttctaaaaaaatatacgtacagttattataaatctaaaaatgtatacaatattctcccctaagataaaaaaatagaatttgcaATGTGaactacattaataattttttttttttgcattaagcATGTACAagtgataatttaattgttttcattgttaaaataaaaaatattaaatgctacAACTAAGGGCTACTCCcaaaaaatcttcaaaactGATGATGATTGTTCCAGTTTGATCTGTATCTCTTGTTCTAAATGCCTctacaaaataacaaataataattaataaattaataaattgtatttataaaatcccaaatattattatcaaaatgtatttaaaaatattattatataattgttatacatacatacttacaTTAATGTACATAATGTTCTTTTCATATACTTGTAAGTCTTATTTACCTGTAAATCTCTGTATTTGAACACACAATACTATAAACTGATCAACAGTAATAGATTGATGATTACGAagatcacttttttttataagaaattcaatAAACTCTGGACTAAGTCTGTAACCCATTTGTGTTAGAGCTGCACTTAATTCATTCTCTTGTATACTGCCTGAATTATCATGATCAAAACCACGAAAAACACCAAGCcaagcatttatataattataaagagctTGAAATTCTGATACATTTATAGTaccattcttttctttatcaaacATACCTAtagattaaatgaaataattcttattaatatctctctaatcaattatcatttatttaaaaaaataacttaagattttatatattcctattaatcaatatcacaataaatgtatataaaatttgcaaacataCCAATCATTAACTTGCACGCTGTGTCAGAAAAAGTACCTCCTTGACCATTAGCTAACGCTGATTGCAATTCTGTAGCTGTTATTTGTCCACTTCCATCTTTATCCACCATAGAAAACCATTGTTGAACATCTGGATTTATTCCAGATCCAGGATCAGTAGAACCATACATTGCGTTCTTAAAAAggaataaagagaataaagataattaaagaaaatcataCATTTTCTTTACACAAATACACAGACAattcacaataaataaaataaagataaatgcgACAACttcttcataatatttatccgtgcaaaattattaatatacgcgtatcaattcatataatattaataacaagtgAGATGATAAAGTTGCCatattattgctatatatatatatacgtgcaattattatacaattattcagAATTACCGGATATGCCATGACATATcactttttaaatctaaaagtatatataagaattacgTTGTGTATGAAATTTAGTTCTTCAGACttgtcattatataaaattccacATTACTTAAAATTGCAAACTGCAACTTGCAACAATACTCgcgctcatatatatattaaaggtGCGTTTCGTTTCACGCATTGGCGCATAGAGCGTCTGGAAATCTATTGGCGTTTTCGAATGAATGGATTAAGGCTCGAGCATagacttttgcataagcgcttAACCATAAgaataaggaaattgattggtcaatttccttatgcttatggttatgcgcttatgcaaaagtctgTGCTCAGGCCCTTAATCTAACCCGGatcaattaatcatatttttatatgattatatatgacGTCATTAATCGCTCTCTGAACGTTCAAATCTGCTATATTCGAAAACGCCATATAGTTCacgaaacatattattatatcgacgTCATTGCATTGACTCTGCCAATAAAAGACTTGAattcatagtaaaatattgGGATCTGTCAAATGGCGGCATGATCTCTGgtggcagaaaaaaatattattcttaggGTGCAGTATCACGCTAGCAATACGGCAGTAAGGCATAAATatgcgaatattatttatcaatcacAAATTGTACTTATGGTTAGCATTTTATTCGACTAAAGTTATTGCTTAGATGCGCCATGTTACTTAAGTCCCGCCCATTTGACAGATCCCAATAGTGATTAATTGATATAGGTTGAATTAATTTCCGTTTATTCAAAAACGCCATTAATCGACCAATCAGGAACGAGTTTGCGCTTCTTTGGTAATCTAGTTTTCTTCTAGGACTTtagttcagagtttatctttttctctccatattGGAAGGAGAAAGCCGCTTCAGCTATAAAGAACAGACCCACTATTTGCGATACATCGCGATACGTTTTGCACTTTAAATCAAGGACATTATCGAGAGgaaatattattgtgatatACTTATTTGGGAAAGGCGAAAGAGGAAAACTTATAACACGCAGTGGTTTTGAATAATCTGTTTCTCACTCGAGTCAAACATCATGGATGATTTGCAGAATTACAAGCTACAGCTCCAACAGGTAAGTCTTGGTTATTCTTTCTTAACCTCATAGCAATTAATAAGATGCAAAGACGAGTCTCGATCGTATATATTTACGCTAATTCATATCTTTTGTATTTCAGGTGGAAGCAGCTCTCACGACAGATCCGAATAATGAGGAGTTGATAAAGCTGAAATTTGATCTAAAGGAAGTAATAAAACTGAcacatgatttaattaaatcacaaCAACAGGAAAAAAGACAAGCCAATGGTATGGATGCTAAAGATCCTATTTTGCTTGCAGTTCTGGCTAATAAATGGAAAGTCGGCGATCAATGTATGGCACCTTGGAGCGAAGATGGCAAGTGAGTATTCTATGtggatttaataattctaatttaattgaatttttactcAATTTTGCAATGGATACATTAACGTTATGGGAAGTATCGTTTTGGGAACTAAATTAACTTTTGTCTGAACTAttactgaaaattaaaatataaaaatatgatttaatacaaaaattttgataaaattctacaaattttttaattgttaattgaaaattgtgaagagttttagcaaaattttttattttattttttgaattatttatttttcagttaATATTGGATGGACttcattttaagaaaaatttaatttgaatttaagccaagttatatttttgtaacattaaaaAGTTGCAGAAAAAGTCTCAAGGTGTTAAGCAAGTATTTATCATGGATAgattttctctcaaaaattgatatattgatatgttGTCTAAAAAAAGCACAACAgctattctaaaataaaacttgcccaactcttattttttatattatgtttttgtaaaattttgcagATATTATGAAGCAACCATAGACTCAATAAGTGAAGATGGAGTTGTAAACATAACATTCAATGAATATAAGAACACAGATGTCACCATGCTCAGTCAGTTGAAATCTGTTGCTAAGAGGCCAGCGTCAGATTGGGCAGATCAAAAATCAAAGTaagtcatttttaatttatgatatttataaatgtatcacttatagattaatatgtttttacaattttgcacGTGTTGCCTTATGAAAAACGTAGAAAGTATAAGGCAATTACTAATCACTTATTTTCCCCCTTGTCCTTCTCTTGAATTGGCAACAATATTCAACCAATACATGATTGGTATGATATTTGGTCTGAAATTGCTCGTTATTGCTCATTTATCCTTTGATGTTACATGGTCTGTATGTATCATCCGACTCCAGGAAAAGGTAACAATTGCCCAATTTCTCTGGTATTACttgtgtgtaataataaattaagaattgttataattatagaaaaaaggaattatatacatattgttttgctattttgtaaatattaatttattgatataagtatagtattaaattttataaaaaatcaattgtcAACTATTTGATGGCACtcatgcacatacatatatgcattttaattttctattcataGAGATGTGTGTGCTTAATAAGAATGTAACAATATTGATAgtgatagttttttttattattacttatttaaaaaattggctGGTTTCCTATGTATTTATCTACATAATAGATTTGTTCATTTACAGGAAAATGCAAGCAGCTGCAGTGGCAGGCTCGGATCCAAACAAACAAAGAGAATATCTTAAGAAGAAGAAACAGAGGAAATTGCAGCGATTTAAGGAACTGGAGGAAGAACGTGAGTTAGAGAAAAACAAATGGTTAGCATTTACCAATAAGGTATGTATAAAGACAAGAGAATtcgtttatgtatttataaagcaTATCAATATCTTCAGTCTTGTAATTATATTCCACAGTCTTCAAAGAAAGGCGTCATAAAGAAGAGTATCTTTGCGACCCCGGAGAATGTGAATGGTCGCGTTGGAATTGGTACCTGTGGCGTTAGTGGTCGGGAAATGACTAAGTTCAGTAATGGGGAAAAATGGAGAAGGggaacttaaataatttaaatgtaaataaatagattactCTACTTATAACTTAATGAAAGATAGAAGAGATTTTTGCAGAATTactattatcttaaatattaaagagactgctgattttttcataaatgttgGCACATGGGATAAATCCATGCGCATAATCACAAAAATGgtgatgatatttttatgaagtgCACAGAGATAGtaaattttgtcatatattaGCATCAACCTTTGTAATTCCCGAAacaatttcgaatttttttaccGTAACACGAAAATAACTGACAAATGTGAATGTGTTTCTAGATTAATATGTTTCTGtcgatataatttgtttacaaatttattgatataaataaatgtatataaatgtttaatccATGTAGGaaacataaatatcatatatccatctaatattttttttttttttaataaaacaaatggaaaaaacttataaattaactaaacaatatggaatatatttcgattaatCTTAATGTACAGGTTGATTACAATGCAACACAAAAAAACTGATGAGATTTATCATTCCACTATtcactaaatttttaatatgagttttattctctatttatttctctaaaaaatatttaagcttATCTTTTATTACTGAGAAATATTCGTCTGTTATATCATTAAGAACATTGCTTACTTCATCTTCCATTAGATTATTGTATACATCTTCATCTAAAAAATGTTGTATACAtatctcaatattatttatactctaaaagaaataattgtattggaCATGGATATTACTCTTACCCCTGATTGATAAATGCCCAAAGAGTTCACACACTGCAGGTATAAATGCAATCGTATCTTTAACACCAATAAACGGCTTTCTAGCCCAGATATAAACACGtatatcgttatataaatCGTCATTAGGTCGTGATTTTGCTcgtgtaatatatacattgtgtGCTATTTgttgtaattgtaaataattcacTACAAGAAATGTTTGAGACACAAAatccttgatatttttaaaattagacaaCTTGAGACAGAATCCTTTTGCtggataatttatcaataaatctaTACCAGACATATAACTGCAAAGATCCTGACAAAAAGGACAGATGtctgtaatatattacaaacaatttttataataaacagacATATATTACCTACAATATATTCAAGAAgcatttcatatttcaaatagTACAGATGCCAGTGTAAATGATTAACAGATGCGTGAGCACATAAACTATTGAAAGCAGCCCTCAAAGACCtaaagtgaaaataaaaaaagatgatatgtCACATCTTGATAAATGTTTCTCATAATATAGAGATTATTACCAAGAATTACTCAAAAGACACAATTCTATCACTTTGTAAAGACTATACTCTGTCATAACTTGTGGTAAATATTTCAAGCGTTCGGTAAGAACTAAACAATGACCCTGTTCCAAAGGACTGgcattaattgcaattatatcaTTTGTATCACCATTTCCtatgtcaaataatatttcttgttgtgttaatttagtaaaattaaaaccTGTAGAGTTAAAAGGTTGCAGCATAGATGTAATCGATTCTGGTGTACGTCTATATTGAGCTCTGTCTGGATTTAACtgaaattattgtattgtgCATTagatgaaaatgtttttcatataCACATCAGATGAGTGTACCTGTGCcagaaatttgtattttccTTTCAATGA from Cataglyphis hispanica isolate Lineage 1 chromosome 3, ULB_Chis1_1.0, whole genome shotgun sequence encodes the following:
- the LOC126848434 gene encoding uncharacterized protein LOC126848434; the protein is MKQAQERIREFDRLRRARHLLDAISLVNDLLADGSEIEILTLARIIVRRLNKLGVTNVTTDKEDERWHKNGRLSTLRFMHSGIYHCCTFCSSGGKKEITCGCRGTMPGGYKGCGHGHIGHPGVDHWSCCGSILRNGHCLVIRKTMHQLTLYIQL
- the LOC126848433 gene encoding peflin isoform X2, with product MYGSTDPGSGINPDVQQWFSMVDKDGSGQITATELQSALANGQGGTFSDTACKLMIGMFDKEKNGTINVSEFQALYNYINAWLGVFRGFDHDNSGSIQENELSAALTQMGYRLSPEFIEFLIKKSDLRNHQSITVDQFIVLCVQIQRFTEAFRTRDTDQTGTIIISFEDFLGVALSCSI
- the LOC126848433 gene encoding peflin isoform X1, whose amino-acid sequence is MAYPNAMYGSTDPGSGINPDVQQWFSMVDKDGSGQITATELQSALANGQGGTFSDTACKLMIGMFDKEKNGTINVSEFQALYNYINAWLGVFRGFDHDNSGSIQENELSAALTQMGYRLSPEFIEFLIKKSDLRNHQSITVDQFIVLCVQIQRFTEAFRTRDTDQTGTIIISFEDFLGVALSCSI
- the LOC126848479 gene encoding survival of motor neuron-related-splicing factor 30 isoform X2, which produces MDDLQNYKLQLQQVEAALTTDPNNEELIKLKFDLKEVIKLTHDLIKSQQQEKRQANGMDAKDPILLAVLANKWKVGDQCMAPWSEDGKYYEATIDSISEDGVVNITFNEYKNTDVTMLSQLKSVAKRPASDWADQKSKKMQAAAVAGSDPNKQREYLKKKKQRKLQRFKELEEERELEKNKCLQRKAS
- the LOC126848479 gene encoding survival of motor neuron-related-splicing factor 30 isoform X1, whose protein sequence is MDDLQNYKLQLQQVEAALTTDPNNEELIKLKFDLKEVIKLTHDLIKSQQQEKRQANGMDAKDPILLAVLANKWKVGDQCMAPWSEDGKYYEATIDSISEDGVVNITFNEYKNTDVTMLSQLKSVAKRPASDWADQKSKKMQAAAVAGSDPNKQREYLKKKKQRKLQRFKELEEERELEKNKWLAFTNKSSKKGVIKKSIFATPENVNGRVGIGTCGVSGREMTKFSNGEKWRRGT
- the LOC126848478 gene encoding GDP-D-glucose phosphorylase 1, producing MLSNKQIPRFFYDAKDFNIAVKLYKEQESLFDNVLQQTWKQAEEIKAFRYILNIRSSKSLKGKYKFLAQLNPDRAQYRRTPESITSMLQPFNSTGFNFTKLTQQEILFDIGNGDTNDIIAINASPLEQGHCLVLTERLKYLPQVMTEYSLYKVIELCLLSNSWSLRAAFNSLCAHASVNHLHWHLYYLKYEMLLEYIDLCSYMSGIDLLINYPAKGFCLKLSNFKNIKDFVSQTFLVVNYLQLQQIAHNVYITRAKSRPNDDLYNDIRVYIWARKPFIGVKDTIAFIPAVCELFGHLSIRDEDVYNNLMEDEVSNVLNDITDEYFSVIKDKLKYFLEK